In Prescottella soli, a genomic segment contains:
- a CDS encoding HIT family protein: MSHCVFCAIVEGEAEASIVYDDEHTIAFMDIRPFTPGHLLVVPKTHAANLAALDPVDGGRLFRVGQRMAAALRESTVAADGINFFLADGVTAGQEVFHVHLHVVPRTVGDGFGLRGRPGTPPRADLDYLAGSIRGRLGVQDA; this comes from the coding sequence ATGAGTCACTGCGTGTTCTGCGCCATCGTCGAGGGCGAGGCCGAGGCGAGCATCGTGTACGACGACGAGCACACGATTGCGTTCATGGACATCCGGCCGTTCACGCCCGGTCACCTGCTGGTGGTGCCCAAGACGCACGCCGCGAACCTGGCCGCGCTCGACCCCGTCGACGGCGGTCGCCTCTTCCGAGTGGGGCAGCGGATGGCGGCCGCGTTGCGTGAGAGCACGGTGGCTGCGGACGGAATCAACTTCTTCCTCGCAGACGGGGTGACGGCCGGTCAGGAGGTGTTCCACGTGCACCTCCATGTGGTGCCGCGGACAGTGGGTGACGGGTTCGGTCTGCGCGGTCGGCCCGGCACGCCGCCGCGAGCCGACCTCGACTACCTGGCGGGTTCGATCCGCGGACGGCTCGGAGTGCAGGATGCGTGA
- a CDS encoding TetR/AcrR family transcriptional regulator: MAGGADDWLAGGRRRVLAVERITAAATELFLERGFDRVSAVDVAERAGCSRATLYRYVGGKPALVAAVVSAGAAGVADRVRQAVDGLDGADRVVEAILTSVAAVRADPTLSHWFAHTRSGAADEFLVASPDLTRIATTLTGIATDDAAGQWIVRVVLALLAWPASDTEAERNMVRSYVAPAFAA, encoded by the coding sequence ATGGCCGGGGGAGCGGACGACTGGCTGGCGGGCGGGCGGCGGCGCGTGCTCGCGGTCGAGCGGATCACGGCCGCGGCCACGGAGTTGTTCCTCGAGCGTGGATTCGATCGGGTGAGCGCGGTCGACGTCGCCGAGCGGGCGGGGTGTTCGCGGGCGACGCTCTACCGCTACGTCGGCGGTAAGCCGGCACTGGTGGCAGCGGTCGTGTCGGCGGGCGCGGCCGGCGTCGCGGACCGTGTGCGGCAGGCCGTCGACGGGCTCGACGGCGCCGATCGGGTGGTCGAGGCGATACTCACGTCGGTGGCCGCGGTGCGCGCCGACCCGACGCTGTCCCACTGGTTCGCGCACACCCGCTCCGGCGCGGCCGACGAATTCCTTGTCGCGTCGCCCGATCTCACCCGGATCGCGACGACGCTCACCGGGATCGCGACGGACGACGCGGCCGGACAATGGATCGTCCGAGTGGTGCTGGCACTGCTGGCGTGGCCCGCCTCCGACACGGAGGCGGAACGAAACATGGTACGAAGCTACGTCGCGCCGGCGTTTGCCGCATAA
- a CDS encoding cytochrome P450 — protein sequence MTATPLDGIDIFDPEHLDDPYALYAALREHAPVYRVPGTDFHLVSSWALVTEALARPDDFSSNLTGAMVHQPGGPPVTFDMDGGGRAVHVLATADDPAHALHRKLVLATLAKRIRTLGPTVDTLVDELWDAGLRSDGSFEWARDMADKLPLALVASLIGLPQEDVPQLLAWAYDSTELIGGIVTGDRLASLVTSAAELAGYLHTKFTAAKRDPQTDLLGVLAHACNEGALTDDVAVLVLVQLVGAGGESTAGLIASGARILASRPELQDRLRRDPTLIDPFLDEALRLESPFRGHHRHVVADTTLGGVPLPAGSHLLLLWGAANRDASAFENPDDVVLDRPNLKGHLAFGKGLHFCVGSALARTEALAALTALLTRTTSFEVEAGGAEWVPSLLVRRHRSLPLRITTM from the coding sequence GTGACCGCGACACCACTGGACGGCATCGACATATTCGATCCCGAGCACCTCGACGACCCGTACGCCCTCTACGCGGCGCTGCGCGAACACGCGCCCGTCTACCGGGTGCCCGGCACCGACTTCCACCTGGTGTCGTCGTGGGCGCTGGTGACGGAGGCGCTCGCCCGGCCAGACGACTTCTCGTCGAACCTCACCGGCGCGATGGTGCACCAGCCCGGCGGCCCACCGGTCACGTTCGACATGGACGGCGGCGGCCGGGCCGTCCACGTCCTCGCCACCGCGGACGATCCCGCCCACGCGCTGCACCGCAAGCTCGTCCTGGCGACGCTCGCCAAGCGCATCCGCACGCTCGGCCCCACCGTCGACACGCTCGTCGACGAACTGTGGGACGCAGGCCTGAGATCGGACGGCTCGTTCGAGTGGGCCCGCGACATGGCCGACAAGCTGCCTCTCGCGCTCGTCGCGAGCCTGATCGGGCTGCCGCAGGAGGACGTCCCACAGCTGCTGGCGTGGGCGTACGACAGCACCGAACTGATCGGCGGCATCGTGACCGGTGATCGGCTCGCGTCGCTCGTGACGTCCGCGGCCGAGCTCGCCGGATACCTGCACACGAAATTCACCGCCGCCAAGCGGGATCCGCAGACCGATCTGCTCGGAGTGCTCGCCCACGCATGCAACGAGGGTGCGCTCACCGACGACGTCGCGGTCCTCGTCCTCGTCCAGCTGGTGGGTGCCGGCGGCGAATCGACGGCGGGGCTGATCGCCAGCGGGGCACGCATCCTCGCGAGCCGACCCGAGTTGCAGGACCGGCTGCGCCGCGATCCCACCCTGATCGACCCGTTCCTCGACGAGGCCCTGCGACTCGAATCGCCGTTCCGCGGCCACCACCGGCACGTCGTCGCCGACACCACCCTCGGCGGAGTGCCCCTGCCCGCCGGCAGCCACCTCCTGCTGCTGTGGGGTGCCGCCAACCGCGACGCGTCCGCCTTCGAGAACCCGGACGACGTCGTCCTGGACCGTCCGAACCTCAAGGGCCACCTCGCGTTCGGCAAGGGGTTGCACTTCTGCGTCGGGTCGGCGCTGGCCCGGACGGAGGCGCTCGCGGCGCTCACCGCACTGCTCACGCGCACCACGTCGTTCGAGGTCGAGGCCGGCGGAGCCGAGTGGGTCCCGAGCCTGCTCGTGCGCCGGCACCGGTCCCTGCCGCTGCGAATCACGACCATGTGA